A portion of the Cryptomeria japonica chromosome 5, Sugi_1.0, whole genome shotgun sequence genome contains these proteins:
- the LOC131043089 gene encoding aspartyl protease APCB1-like isoform X2: MKMSVIQKLCFLLAVVSLGAADVYPIYPKNEQSQISSLVEQDIQRIGRRLQAAEKTTVFKVQGNVFPDGIYYMSAVIGNPPKEYYLDIDTGSDLTWLQCDAPCRRCGETPHQWYKPQPRSGVSCEHPLCEPVQKASRGNYECKSSSEQCDYDIRYADRGFSLGFLIRDSFWVRLTNGTIIRTGSVFGCGYYQYVSLEGTQATDGVLGLSNGIASLPSQWQRQGLINNVIGICIAGGGKKGGYMFFGDDHVPTSSMTWVPLLCEPKVRYYYVGVAQMIFGRKLLAKDGDETSLGGIIFDSGSSYTLFTEKAYGALFSAIKETLGGQLVQDPSDITLPLCWRGEKRFRSIADVTSYFKPLTFNFKNANAKFEITPEGYLIINTKGNVCLGILDGTYISPYNVIGDISLQGYLVVHDNGKKRIGWTRTDCMKFSKFCILSFS, encoded by the exons ATGAAAATGAGTGTCATACAAAAGCTCTGTTTTCTACTGGCTGTTGTGTCCTTAGGAGCAGCAGATGTGTACCCAATTTATCCCAAGAATGAGCAATCCCAGATTTCCTCATTAGTTGAACAAGACATCCAGAGAATTGGGAGGAGATTACAAGCAGCTGAAAAGACTACTGTATTTAAAGTGCAAGGCAATGTTTTTCCAGATGG GATTTACTACATGAGTGCAGTAATTGGTAATCCCCCCAAGGAATATTATCTGGATATAGACACTGGCAGTGACTTAACATGGCTTCAGTGTGACGCCCCCTGCCGAAGGTGTGGCGAG ACACCCCATCAATGGTACAAACCACAACCACGCTCAGGGGTATCATGCGAACACCCTCTTTGTGAACCTGTGCAGAAAGCGAGTCGTGGAAACTATGAATGTAAGAGTTCTTCCGAGCAGTGTGATTATGATATTAGATATGCTGATCGTGGGTTCTCGTTGGGATTTCTTATTAGGGACAGTTTCTGGGTAAGACTCACCAATGGCACCATCATCAGGACTGGTTCTGTATTTGG ATGTGGATATTACCAATATGTGTCTTTGGAAGGGACACAAGCTACAGATGGTGTTTTGGGTCTGAGTAACGGTATAGCAAGTCTTCCATCTCAATGGCAAAGGCAAGGCCTCATCAATAATGTCATAGGCATCTGTATTGCTGGAGGAGGGAAAAAAGGGGGATATATGTTCTTTGGTGATGATCATGTGCCTACCTCGTCCATGACCTGGGTTCCTCTGCTTTGCGAGCCAAAAGT AAGATACTACTATGTGGGAGTCGCACAGATGATCTTTGGCAGAAAACTTCTTGCAAAGGATGGAGATGAAACAAGTCTAGGAGGCATAATATTCGATAGTGGCAGCTCATATACATTATTCACAGAAAAAGCTTATGGCGCTCTTTTCTCTGCA ATCAAAGAAACCTTAGGAGGCCAGTTGGTACAAGATCCATCAGATATAACGCTTCCACTCTGTTGGCGAGGGGAAAAGCGATTCAG ATCCATTGCAGATGTAACATCATACTTCAAACCATTAACAttcaacttcaaaaatgcaaatgcaaagttCGAAATCACTCCTGAGGGCTATTTGATAATTAAT ACTAAAGGCAATGTCTGTTTAGGGATACTTGACGGCACCTATATTAGTCCCTACAATGTCATTGGAG ACATATCTTTGCAGGGTTATCTTGTGGTTCATGACAATGGTAAAAAACGGATTGGCTGGACTCGCACGGATTGCATGAAGTTTTCCAAGTTCTGCATCTTATCCTTTTCCTGA
- the LOC131043089 gene encoding aspartyl protease APCB1-like isoform X1 has translation MKMSVIQKLCFLLAVVSLGAADVYPIYPKNEQSQISSLVEQDIQRIGRRLQAAEKTTVFKVQGNVFPDGIYYMSAVIGNPPKEYYLDIDTGSDLTWLQCDAPCRRCGETPHQWYKPQPRSGVSCEHPLCEPVQKASRGNYECKSSSEQCDYDIRYADRGFSLGFLIRDSFWVRLTNGTIIRTGSVFGCGYYQYVSLEGTQATDGVLGLSNGIASLPSQWQRQGLINNVIGICIAGGGKKGGYMFFGDDHVPTSSMTWVPLLCEPKVRYYYVGVAQMIFGRKLLAKDGDETSLGGIIFDSGSSYTLFTEKAYGALFSAIKETLGGQLVQDPSDITLPLCWRGEKRFRSIADVTSYFKPLTFNFKNANAKFEITPEGYLIINTKGNVCLGILDGTYISPYNVIGDISLQGYLVVHDNGKKRIGWTRTDCMKFSKSGRLQALEGPRQLPAQDLGNSVCPRTSYSAPDTW, from the exons ATGAAAATGAGTGTCATACAAAAGCTCTGTTTTCTACTGGCTGTTGTGTCCTTAGGAGCAGCAGATGTGTACCCAATTTATCCCAAGAATGAGCAATCCCAGATTTCCTCATTAGTTGAACAAGACATCCAGAGAATTGGGAGGAGATTACAAGCAGCTGAAAAGACTACTGTATTTAAAGTGCAAGGCAATGTTTTTCCAGATGG GATTTACTACATGAGTGCAGTAATTGGTAATCCCCCCAAGGAATATTATCTGGATATAGACACTGGCAGTGACTTAACATGGCTTCAGTGTGACGCCCCCTGCCGAAGGTGTGGCGAG ACACCCCATCAATGGTACAAACCACAACCACGCTCAGGGGTATCATGCGAACACCCTCTTTGTGAACCTGTGCAGAAAGCGAGTCGTGGAAACTATGAATGTAAGAGTTCTTCCGAGCAGTGTGATTATGATATTAGATATGCTGATCGTGGGTTCTCGTTGGGATTTCTTATTAGGGACAGTTTCTGGGTAAGACTCACCAATGGCACCATCATCAGGACTGGTTCTGTATTTGG ATGTGGATATTACCAATATGTGTCTTTGGAAGGGACACAAGCTACAGATGGTGTTTTGGGTCTGAGTAACGGTATAGCAAGTCTTCCATCTCAATGGCAAAGGCAAGGCCTCATCAATAATGTCATAGGCATCTGTATTGCTGGAGGAGGGAAAAAAGGGGGATATATGTTCTTTGGTGATGATCATGTGCCTACCTCGTCCATGACCTGGGTTCCTCTGCTTTGCGAGCCAAAAGT AAGATACTACTATGTGGGAGTCGCACAGATGATCTTTGGCAGAAAACTTCTTGCAAAGGATGGAGATGAAACAAGTCTAGGAGGCATAATATTCGATAGTGGCAGCTCATATACATTATTCACAGAAAAAGCTTATGGCGCTCTTTTCTCTGCA ATCAAAGAAACCTTAGGAGGCCAGTTGGTACAAGATCCATCAGATATAACGCTTCCACTCTGTTGGCGAGGGGAAAAGCGATTCAG ATCCATTGCAGATGTAACATCATACTTCAAACCATTAACAttcaacttcaaaaatgcaaatgcaaagttCGAAATCACTCCTGAGGGCTATTTGATAATTAAT ACTAAAGGCAATGTCTGTTTAGGGATACTTGACGGCACCTATATTAGTCCCTACAATGTCATTGGAG ACATATCTTTGCAGGGTTATCTTGTGGTTCATGACAATGGTAAAAAACGGATTGGCTGGACTCGCACGGATTGCATGAAGTTTTCCAA GTCTGGCCGGCTGCAGGCTTTAGAAGGTCCCCGACAATTACCGGCTCAAGATCTTGGGAATAGCGTTTGCCCTCGCACTTCCTACTCTGCTCCAGACACCTGGTAA